In the genome of Rickettsiales bacterium, the window TCTAAAAACAAACACGAAGTAATAAAAGAATTTAAAGAACAATATGGGTCTAAACAAAGAGATGCAAACGAACGTCAATTAGAGATGGCTAAAATAGCAAAACAAAAAGTTATTGAAGAGCTTAAAGAATATATCATCAACAAAAATGCTAAGAAGAAGCCTCCGCAAAAAGTTAATAATATGATTCAATCATATAATGAGCTTCTTAATAAAGAGCATAAAATACAACTTTCTGATATTGAAGAAGAGGCAAAGAAGTTAGCTACTGAAGAGATCAGAAAAAAAAGATCACGCTTTACTGGAATAATACAACATATTGCAGGAACCTCAAGCGCAAGCAAAGTAGAAGAAATAGTAAGTAATTTAAAAGGAGTTATGCAACATAGCAACCTAACAACTACCAGGCGCCCCCCCTCAATAAAAGGAAGAACCCAAAACACAAGACACTAATACATTCTTTTTATACTTTAACCGTGGAACGAACAACATTTAAAGAATATCCTGCTGAACGAATAGTTCTAATAAGAGATGTTTCATCTTCATCTTCTTTCAAAGCTGACCTAAGTCTATTAATGTGAACATCTATTGTTCTTGGCTCGACTTGACTGCCATATCCCCAAACATGATTCATAATATGTTCACGAGATAGCACTTTACCCGGAAGCTCTAAAAAACACTGAAGAATTTTGAACTCTGTTGGCCCCAAATGAATAGCTTTCCCCAAACGACTAACCTTAAAGGAACCCACCTGCATTTCAATGCCATTATAACTTAGAATTTTATTATTAGTGTATGAAATCTTTTCATTAGCAAGAGCCTTTACTTTTGATACCATTTCACTTGGTACAAATGGCTTTAATATATAATCACTAATATTGGTATTACCTTCCTGAGAGTTTTTACTTACCAAAATAATATGAATATTCTTAGTTTGATATTTTGCCTTTAAATTTGCGCATAAAACATTAACGCCAACCTCACCAGGGATATCTTCATCAACAATCAAAATACTTGGCTCAATCCTCTCAATAGCTATAAAAAGGTCTTCCGTATTATAAGAAGAATTTACAATAAATCCATGACGCTCAAGATGGTAAGAAAGAACAGTTAACGTTGGATTATCTTTTAAAGCTAACAAAATAGATATCATATCACCTTCTCAATTGCATCGATCTTCAAAAGACCTTAATATTAGTTACCTAAAATTAATAACCTATATATTAATTGCAGTCAAGAATTCTAAGATAAATATAATGTATTTCCCTTAACATGTGATGATATTGCATCAATTGAATTTTTTATGAACTGTTTTTGCTGCTGATCAACCTTAGTATAAGGCAACATATCTATGCTTGCAGACACAGCGAGATTAACTGCTTCCAAGCGCAATTCAGACAAAACCTTTTGCTCACTACTATGAATTTTATTAAGAATATTTTGAGTTCTAGCCTTCAACTTTATTGAAACTTCCTGCTCAGCTTCTTCTCTCAGTTGCTTTATTTCTAAGTCAGCCGTTTTTAAAATATCCTTCACCTTTTGCTTAGAGGAGCGATGAAGCAATCTATACTCTTTAAGTAATGCATCAGCCTCTTCACTTATTGTAGAAACTTCTTTAAACTTACTGTCAATAGATTGAACCTTATCTGATAAGGCCGATAAAGCAAAAGACTTTACGTATTTAAACACCAAAGAAACAAAAATTACTATAGATGCAGCCAACCAAAAACTTTCATTAAACACCATGACCACCTTTAGACTCAATCTGTTTTAATATTGCTTCTTTTGTTACTTTAATATCAAGCAAACTAGATAAAACTTCCTCGGCAGCCTCGGCAGCAATTTGATTAACATCATCTCTTGCTTCTTTTTTATACTCTTTTAGTTTTTGCTCAGACTCACTTATAATTACTTTCATACCCAACTCATGTTCTGTGAGTTTATGATCCATAATTGTAGATATCTCTTTTACAGACTCTGAAATCATATTGCTTTTTGTTTTCATAGCCTGGTTGATAATTTTCTCATAATCATCTTTTAATCTAGAAGCTTCTTTCCTGTTTTTTTCAGCCTTAGATAAAGCATGAGATATTTTACTATCCCTTTCACGAAAAATCTCAACCATTTTCGGCAAACAAAACCTATTTAATATGAAATATAGCAAGGTAAAGCTTACTACAAGCCAAAACAATTGGGGTAAGAATGTGGATATATCAAGCTGAGGCATATCTATTTAAGAAAACCTAATTATTTAAAAAGTAAAATTAAAGCAACACCTAGTGCAAAAATCCCCATAGCCTCTGCCATTGCTGCACCAATAATTGCACGTGCAAATAATTTGTTTTCTTGAGCAGGATTGCGAGCTATCGCATTAAGCAAGCTTGAAAATATATTTGCCACTCCAAAAGCAGCACCTAACATTCCAAAACTCATAAGACCTATTGCAATATATTTCAATGAATCTGCATCCATATTTTACTCTCCTTAAAAATTAAAAATTAAATTACTAACTTAATATCAGCACAATATAGTTACATAACTACAACTTTAATGCAAGTTAATGGCGTCATTTAAATATACGCATGTCAATATTGTAAATAGATAAGCTTGTAAAATAGCAACAAAAAACTCAAATCCTACCATCACCACCATAAATGGTATTGGGAGAAACCCATACACCCCCATCATCACAACAAATCCAGCCAATACTTTTAGCAACACATGACCGGCTATCATATTTCCAGCCAAACGAATGGATAAGCTTACAGGACGAGATAAAAAAGAAAACAACTCAATCAATATCATTAATGGAGCAATATACAATGGAGTTCCATGCGGCAAAAATAATGATAAAAACTTCAATCCATGTTTTACAAATCCAGTAATAGTAACTGCAGCAAAAACCATCACGGCCATTACAAAAGTTACTATCACATGACTAGTGACCGTAAACCCATAGGGCATCATACCGAGTAAATTCAAAGTTAAAATAAATGTAAATAATGTAAATATAAACGGAAAGAATGGCTTGCTTGATTTGCCAGCTGCTTCATAGAGTGTATTATCAATAAATTCAAACACTATCTCTGCCGAGCTTTGCAATTTATTTGGAACTATAGTCGCGGACTTAAATGACAAATAAAAGAATCCCGCCACTAAAACCACTGCTATTAACATAAACACCGCAGAATTAGTTAAACTAACATCATAACCAAATAGAGATATATCAACCAATGATTTAACTTGAAACTGAGCGAATGGATTAAGTGACATTTTTACTCTTTTTTATTATTTGTATTTATTATAAATATTATAGAAAGCAGATATTAAACCAAGAATTAAAAAGAATAACAAGAACAATACTTTGGTATTAAAATACTGATCAAGATAATATCCAAAAAATCCCCCCACTCCAATACCAGCAAACAACTCTGAAATTACAAAAAACCCCGTGTCAAAAGAGCGGTTTTTTTTATCATTCGAGATAAAATGCTTTTGCTTATATTTAAATAGCTTTTTCTCTAACTCTTTTAGCTTATCCAAATAAAAAACAAACCTTTTATAAAAAATTTTTATACTTTAGTATAGTATGAATAGCCGATTAATCTGTCAAGAAGGAATAAACTATCTAGAATAATTATTTATACCAATACTAATATTTTTATTATAAGACTCAAAAGCAGAGTTATATCCATAATACAACCTTTTAACTTTCTGAATAATCCCTTCCTTAGATCTACTGCTTAAAGGATGAAAATACATTGGAGGAAGAGCAATATCGATTGTTGACTTAGAGCGCTCATATAAATGTTCTATTAATGCAGCAGATATATCCAATGTCTTTCCTTTTGATATATACTTCTCAATCTTATTAAGAACTTCATCTAAAACATTATGATTAGGCTTTGAAGCAATAAAATTATTATCTACTCTTAACCTCAAAGAATCTGGAATTATAGGCAACAACCCTAAATACAAATCATACTTATTATTTAACTCATATAAAGTTTGCCTAATCCTTAAATAAAGGTGATTAATATAAATTCCCCCATATTTAGTAATAATATTAATAGCCAAATAAAATTTTCTTTCTTTATCATTTGAAAAAATTTTTGATTTACTAATAATCCCAGGAAATTCACTCTCTATTAGATCGTTATTCCATATAACCAACTTAAACCCAGGATTATTCTCCTTAAAAGAATTAATATAATCATCTGATATTACATCATCATAAGCTATAAAATGTACTAAGCTATCTATCTTCGACACCTCGTTAAAAGGAAGATTCCCACTAGGGGAATTATCATTATATAAAGATTCTAAACCTTTAAATAACACCTTATCTTTTTTAGATATATCATCATAATAACTTTCAAACTGCTTATCATAAAAACCAAATCCATCCCTAAAAGACACAAACTTCATCAAAGAATTCTGCTCAAAATAATCATGATAGGAAAAAGTTTCTGGTTGAACATCATAAAAAACACAACATTTTTTACTGCGCTTATATACCCAATTTGAAATTGGATCCTGAGAATAAATATTAAAGATTTTGCTTATATAAGAAAAAGCAGAGCTTTGAATCCTTTTAAAATAATTATTATGAAAATCATCCAAGAAAAAATACTTAATTGGATAAAAATAAGTAACAGGAAGGGCTATTGCATTATCCTCTAAAGAAACCTCTTCTAGAAAAGATTCTGTTAAAGGCCCCATAGACCTTTCAATCGCCAAATGATGAATGTCTTTATCTCCAGATCTATTAAATTTGTCTTCCACCTGATCCCAATGATTTCTTACATTTTCTAGCAGTTTCTTTATTACTTTATGCTGAGGGGCGCTCGCCATAACAGCAGAAGCTATAGTTGGGCTCCCCCAATCCAAAGGGAATTCTAGCCCAAAATAAGCTTCATATAAATGATTAAGATCATCAAAAGGTTTTATACATCTAGTATCCATATCTATATAAACTCCTCCATAATCTTTAAGAATCTGATACCGCAAAATATCTGACTTCTCAGCTAGGCTTTTGGTATCATCATATAAATCCCTATTTTCAAAATTTAGCGCATCAATTTCCCTTTCCGTCCATAGTCTATAATCCCAATCAGGATGCAAATCTTTACAAGTTTTTTGATAATATTGATATATTGGAGGAATAGAGCCACCAATCCAAATCTGATGAATAATTTTAGGAATATACGGATCTAATCTGTACTTCTTTTTAGAAGGTTTGTTTTTATTATAAAGATTTCTAAAAAAGTCCATCCTTTCTTTTGAATATGGCCTTTGAAAATAAATATGATATTCTTTTGGGTTTTTTATTCCCATAGAATAATCAAAATCTACATCTATAAAACCTCTGTCATTGGCTCTAGAGTCAAAAGAAGACAGTAAAACTGCTAGCACTATAACACCAAAAACAAGAAAATACTTGTTAAATTTACAAATTAACAACCTGAACACTCCACAAAAACATAATTATTTTCATAATGTTACAAACACCTAAAATTATCCTTTTTTAAAAGCCTTTATATAACAAAAATCTATGATAAAATATAATAATCATATATACTATACATTCTAAGGTAATTTCATATATTTCATATAACTTATGTTAACAAAAACAAGTAAAAACTTAAATTCACCGACTTTAAGTCGTGTATTACCAGTTAATACCCTAGCTGAACAAATGATTCTTGGTAGTATCCTTACCAATAATGAGTATTATAATAGGGTAAGTGATTTTCTTCAAGCAAACCATTTTTATGAACCTGTTCACCAAAGAATCTTTGAAGCAATCACCATATTTATTGACAGAGGAATGCTGGCTAATCCTGTAACTTTAAAAAATCACTTTGATCAAGACCCAACTTTAAAAGAAATGAATCAGAATGATTATTTAAGTCAACTATCATCCTTAGCTACTACCATAATTAACATCAATGATTATTCAAAAACAATCGTTGATTTATCTATTCGTCGTAACCTAATTAACGTTGGAGAAAACATAGTAAATGATGCTTATTCACCAGAAGTAACTTCAACCTCTAATGAACAAATAGAACGAGCAGAACAAGAGTTATTTAGTCTGGCTAATATAGGCAAAGAATCAAATTCTAATCTTCGTGCTATAAAGTCTTCTCTAAATGAAGCTCTCAATAAAATTCAATTAGCATTTAAAAGAAATGAGAAAATAACTGGAATTTCAACGGGATTCATAGATTTAGACAAAATATTATGCGGACTGCAAAACTCTGATTTATTAATTTTAGCTGCACGCCCTTCTATGGGTAAAACAGCTCTAGCTGTAAATTTAGCTTTAAATGCCTGTCAATATTTACATCATCAAAACGCAAAAAATGATGAAAATTTAAAATCATCAATTGGCTTCTTCTCCCTTGAGATGTCAGCTGAACAATTAGCTACTAGAATGATGTCCATTAGCTCAGAAGTTAACTCTAGCAAATTAAGGTCAGGCCAAATCACCGAAAATGATTTTATAAAGATAGTTAAGGCCAGCAAAGACCTAGCTAATTTAGATTATTTCATTGATGATACCCCTTCTATTTCAATTGCAGCACTTAGAACTAGAGCTAGAAGAATGAAAAGAAAACATAACCTCTCCTTACTTGTAATAGACTATTTACAGTTAATAAAAGGATCATCAAGAAATGGCGAAGGAAGCAGAGTACAAGAAATTTCTGAAATAACTCAGGGATTAAAAGCAATAGCAAAGGAGTTAAACATTCCTGTAATTGCTTTATCTCAGCTTTCTAGGGCCGTAGAACAAAGAGAAGATAAACGTCCTTTATTATCTGATCTTAGAGAATCTGGTAGTATTGAACAAGACGCTGATATTGTAATGTTTATTTACAGAGACGAATATTATTTAATACGGAAACAACCGCAAGAAAACACAGCAGATCATGAAAAATGGCAATCGGAGATGGACAAAGTTACTCACACAGCAGAAGTAATCATTGCAAAACAACGTAATGGACCAGTTGGTAGCATCAAATTACATTTTGATTCTAACATCGGTAAATTTAGTAACCACATAGATATGTAACCACATGAACAAAAACGAATTTTCTCTTAATAAAATTTCTATAAATTCTACAGCAATAGCTGATAATTACAAAAGAATTAAACAATCTATTGGCAAAAAAGTAATTTGTGCAGCTAATATTAAGTCTGACGCTTATGGAATGGGATTAATGAATATAATGCATCCTTTATCTAAGGCTGGATGCAATAAATTTTTTGTTAGTACTATAGATGAAGCACTAGAACTTAGAGATTTCTCGCTTACAGATGAAATATACGTATTAAATGGCATTTATCCTGGAGAAGAAAACAGTTTTGCACAAAATAATATAATCCCTGTTTTAAACACCAAGGAACAATTCGAACTATTTAATAATTATTGTAGAAAAAAAAATAGAAGTTTTGCTGCTGTTTTAAATATAGACACAGGTATTAACATCATTGGCTTTCCTTATAAAGAAGCTTTAGAGCTTGTAAAACAAGGATATTTCAAACAAAAAATCACTATTTGCTTTATTATGAGCTACTTTGCATCTAATTCTCAAAGTAATAATCCTTACAATAAAAAACAATTACAAATAATGAAAAAAATTCAGCAGGCTTTTGAATTACCTATTTCTTTTGCAGGTAGCACAGGGACAATGTTAAGCAGCGATTATCACTTTGATATTGTAAGGCCTGGATTACTACTATTAGGATATTCTAATAGTCTAAAAATCAAGCTACTTAACGCAATTACACTTACTAGTAAGATTATACAAATTCGTGAAATTCAGGAAGATTACATTAGTGATTATGAAGAAAGTTACAAACTAAATAAATCCAGTATTGTAGCTACCTTACCTATTGGTTATGGAGATGGGTTATTGCCAGCCTTAAGCAACAAAGGAATTTTTGATATTAATGGATATCCTGCTCCCATTGTAGGAAAAATATCTATGGATCTTACAATGATAGACGTTACAAAAATACCGAAAGAATATTTATATATAGGTGCTGAAGTTGAATTATTAGGTCCTAATTCTACAATTCAAAGAATGGCTAAACACGCTAATACCAGCTATAACAATATAATAACTTCTTTAAGCTCTAGAATACATAGAATATATAGGTAATTAAGGTATTTATGGCGTTGATAGTACTAAAATTTGGCGGCACTTCTTTAGCTAATATCAAACTAATGAGGAATGCTGTAGAAAAAGTAGTTAATCAAATAAAACTAGGCAATAAAGTAATTGTAGTAGTATCTGCAATGGCTGGAGTCACTGATCATTTAGTTGATTTGGTAAACGAAATAAGTAATTGCTCCACCCCAGATAATTTAGCAGAATATGCAAACGTTATCACCACAGGAGAACAAGTCTCAGCTGGATTATTTTCTCTGCTTATACAAGAAGAAGGAATAAAAGCTCGATCATGGTTGAGCTGGCAAACTGGAATTATCACTGACAACAATTTAGATGATGGACATATAATTGAACTTAACTGCAAAAAAATTCAAGATTCTTTTAAAGAAGGATATCAAGTTGCAGTAGTTGCTGGTTTTCAAGGAGTAACATTAGACCAAAGGATTAGCACCTTGGGTAGAGGAGGCTCTGATACTAGCGCAATTATTTTAGCAGGTTATTTAAAAGCTCAAAGCTGTTATATTTATACTGATGTAGAGGGAGTTTTTACTGGAGATCCTAGAATAATTGCTAAAGCTCATAAGATTAATCATATCAATTACGATAAAATGATTGCTTTTGCCAAAGCTGGAGCAAAAATTCTGCAGGAGAAATCTGTTAAATGGGCCAAACATTACAATGTTAAAGTTCACGTATTATCAAGCTTTACTGGAAACCAAGGAACTACAATAACACACTTAGATGACAATCTCCCAGTAGTTGGGATTGCCCTTGGCCAGGAAATCACAGATAAATCTAATTTAGATATTGCTAAAATTTCAATAATAGGTACAAATATAGAGTATAATTTAAAATTAATAAAACATTTACAACAAACTTTAGAAAGAGCTGGGATAGATATTTTATCTACTAAAGCCTCTTCTACAGTGCTAAGATTTACAGTAAATGATGAGCATAAATTTGATGCAACTAGAATTTTGCATAGCGCTTGTTATTTGAATTAAAATACTAAATTAAAGTAAAAAACATTATGACAAATCTATCTTATATTTGGCAAAAAGGTCAAAAACTTCTAGGAACTAAATATGCTATTTTAGGGGGAGCTATGTCTTGGGTTTCAGAGCATAATTTAGTTGCAGCAATTTCTAACGCTGGTGGATTTGGAGTTCTTGCCTGTGGATCCATGAGTCCGGATCTACTTGACAAAGAAATCAAAGCAACTCAAAAGCTTACTAAACTACCTTTTGCTGTCAACTTAATTACCATGCATCCGGAACTTGAACAACTAATTGAAACCTGCAAAACTAATAATGTTACTCACGTGGTATTAGCTGGTGGCCTACCAAAAGATTATATGGTGAATACCCTAAAGGCTGGAGGGATTAAAGTTATAGCCTTTGCTCCTGCTTTAATTATAGCTAAGAAATTAGTTAAAATGGGAGTTGATGGAATTGTAATTGAAGGAATGGAAGCCGGAGGACATATAGGCCCAGTTTCAACCCTAGTTCTAGCTCAAGAGATTATTCCTGCTTTGAAGAATATAGTTCCTATCTTCGTAGCCGGAGGAATTGCAAGAGGCGAGGCAATAGCTCAATTTTTAAAAATGGGAGCTGCAGGGTGCCAACTAGGAACAAGATTTGTCTGCGCAAACGAATCTATAGCTCATGAAAATTTTAAAAATATTTTTCTAAAATCTCAAGCTAGAAACACCACAGTATCTCAACAACTTGATGATAACTTCCCCGTGATTCCTGTTAGAGCGATTGCCAACAAAGGAACCTCCGAGTTCAATCAAGCACAAAAGAAAGCTATTGATGCTTACCAAAGTGGTCAAATCTCTAAAGAAGAAGCTCAACTAATGATAGAAAAATTTTGGGCTGGAGCATTGAAAAAAGCAGTTATTGACGGAGATGTTGAATTTGGATCAGTAATGGCAGGACAAAGTGTTGGTATGATATCGTCAAAACAAAGCGTGGCAGAAATCATAAATGAATTAGTAACTCAGACCTACGAAGCATACTAACTAGCGTGATCTGATTAAGGCTTTATCTGTTACCTTACCATTTAAAATCTCTTGGACTACATTTCTACCAGCTCTACGTTGAATAATATTTTGAATGGCATCATTAATGCTAGATTGCTCAACTTTACTCCGATGATTTATAACGAACCCAGCCTGCATCATCTTTAAAGCTAAATCATTCTTCCTTAGCTTTAAAGCATATTCCAGAGGAGAACTGCTCTCAACCATAATACGCCCCCTACCTAAGGACTTATTTAAACTATTCAAAGAAATTATTTCATTAATGTCATTATCATCAATGGCTCTCTTCATAAATAGATCTAAATTTTCTGGAGTCGTTTTATTTGCCTTTCTATATTCAGATACGGTCTTATAATCTTCTTGTGCTATCATGGGAGAAGTCTCACCTTCAAGAGATTCTTTATTTCTTCTCATAGTTATATCTTTATTATTTAATAAACTAGAAATAACCTCATATAGCTTTCTAGAAAACCTGCTAGGATTCTTTTCCATATATTCAAGAGCAATCTCAATAGACTCTGGTTTAAAAATTTTATTTTCTGGAGCTTTATACTCCTCTAACTTATCTTTTAAAACAGAAATGTTATCTTTATGGCTATAAGCCATCCTTAACAGAGCTTTCACTTGTTCCTGAGTTATTACGCTCTTTATTTTTGACGAGTTCTTCATTGCTACCATAGATTAAATTATTTTCTTGCTATATTAATTATCTAAGGATCTCATTAAATAATGAAAAAATAGTTAACATCTAAATATATAAGTGTTTTATGCTTTTGATCTTATCGCCAAACCTTGATTTTTATTTAAAATATCCCCAGCCAAATATAACGACCCACAAACAATAATTCTAGCAACACCTGTTTCTTTTTCTATTATCGTATATAAAGCCTCGTCAATGGAATCATGGGATGAAGATGGGATACCCAATTTAGCAGATTCTTTTTCTATAAAATCCCCACTATAACTAGATGGCTCTGCTTCAATCAACACCCCAGCTAAATGCTTAATTTTTCCAACGAAGAAATTTAAAAAACTTGTACAATCTCTCCCTCTAGTCATACCAAAAATCATATAAGTGGGAATTTTTTCTTGCTCTTCTAACCATACAGACAATACATTAGCTCCTGCATCATTATGAGCACCATCTACCCATATTTGTATAGTTTGTGGCAATTGACTTACAATTTTTCCTTCTGTTAGTCTTTGTAATCTTGCTGGTATAATGGCATGAGTTACACCATAAGCAATATGATCATCAGTTATATTAAATGATATTAAATTTAACGCCGCAGTAATAGCAATTCCAGCATTTATAAATTGATGAATACCTTGTAAATTTGGTATCGGTAATTTTATAGTTTTTCCCCTAAACTTATAAACCATAGCATTTTCATCTGGCTCCACAATCCAATCATATTCATAAGAATAAACCAACGCATTATTCTTTTCTGCTATACCATGCAACACCTTGATAACTTCAGGATATTGATGACTTATAACACATGGACAATTAGGCTTAATAATCCCTCCTTTTTCATAAGCAATACTTATAATATTATTTCCTAAAAACTCCATGTGATCCAAAGAGACACTCGTAATTACAGACATTACTGGAGTATCAATTACATTAGTAGCATCTAATCTTCCACCAAGCCCCACTTCCATTATTAATATATCTGCTTCTTTTTTACTAAAAGCAAGAAGAGCTGTAGCGGTTGTGCCTTCAAAAAAAGTAGGATGTATATCTATTCTTTCTGCTGCAACTCTACACTCTTCCGTAACTTCATAAAGAAATCCATCATCTATATCACTCCCATAAACTCCTATGCGCTCATTAAATCTTACTAAATGCGGAGAAGTATAGGTATGAACTTTATAACCAGCTGCCTGAAAAATAGATTTTAAAAAAGCTGCTGTAGAACCTTTACCATTAGTGCCTGCAACATGAATCACTGGAGGTAATTTGTATTGTGGATTGTCTAAAGATTCAAGCAAGGATTTAATTCTATTGAGCCCAAGATCTATTGGTTTACTCCCCATAGGAATAGGCCAATGCGGCATTTTTACCATATTTGTTCTCCTTTGTTTTTTCAAGAAAGTATATAATACAGCCTTGAAATTTAAAATATATAACTTTAGCAATCTAATCTATTTATTGACAATAATTATTTTCCACAATAATATCAAACACCATCTTCCGGGGTCATAGCTCAATTGGTAGAGCGTTAGGATGGCATTCTAAAGGTCGGCGGTTCGATTCCGCCTGGCTCCACCAGAAGATACCAGCCCATTCTAGATACATAAACATAAAAATATCTTTCATTTTTTACAAAAAACAACCAATAAATGTTAGTATCTTAACCAATTATTAACTTTTGTCTTGTATGAACATTAATATCTTAACTATCAGACAATAAAACAACCAAACATGTGTGCTAAAATAAATATCACAGAAGATCTTACTTATAGAGCAATATGCAGTGAATGTAACCACCTAGATAAAACATCTAATAAATCATTGCCTTATAATCAACATGATCTACAAAAAAAATTAACTGGCTATTTGGTAAGAAGATTAAGAATTTCATCCAATAGAATGATTGGAAGCGTATTAAAAACAACAAACAAATTCTAACAAATCAAAACAACCCTTCAGATTTGAAGCTAAAAAAACTTTTATCGCTAACGATAATATGATCATGTATCTTTATTTTAAAAGGAGCAAGAGCATTGGAGATATGACGTGTAACTTCTATATCTTCTTTAGAAGCCTTAGTATTTCCTCCCGGATGATTATGAACCATAATAATAGCAGATGCATTTAAAAATAAAGCTCTCTTGGTAATCTCTCTAGGGTACACGCTCACTTGATCAACAGTGCCATATTCTTGTAAGTCTTCATCAATCAATTCATTCTGATTATTTAAGTAAATGATAAGAAAAACTTCTTTCTTAAGATGCCCTAGTACAGCACGGCAATAATCAAGCAAACTCTGCCAGGAAGAAATGATAGGTTTATCAATAACTTCTTCCCTAGTAAGTCTAACAACACTTTCCTTAATAAGCTTAAAGCAAGCAAGCGTATTTTTCCTTACTCCTTTTACCTCCAGCAATGATTCATGATCTGCGTTAATCACTTTAGCAAAACTACCATATTTATTAATAAGGTTCTTAGCTAAAGCCTTAGTATCTTTTCGTGGAATAGCCATAAATAACAATAATTCCAAGAGCTCATAATCTTGCATTGATCCTGGCTTTGAGTCCATCAATCTTTCTCTAGCCCTTTCTCTATGACCAATGTAATGCTGCATATATAATTTCATTGCGAAATTGATAAAAAAGACATATTATTATGTGTCTCGTTATTAATTAGGTACATTAACCTAATTTAACTAAAAATACAAATTAAAAGGCACAACAATATGACCGCTGAACAAAATTATAATGCTGATTCAATAAAAGTTCTAAAAGGTTTAGAAGCTGTAAAAAAAAGACCTGGTA includes:
- a CDS encoding bifunctional folylpolyglutamate synthase/dihydrofolate synthase yields the protein MVKMPHWPIPMGSKPIDLGLNRIKSLLESLDNPQYKLPPVIHVAGTNGKGSTAAFLKSIFQAAGYKVHTYTSPHLVRFNERIGVYGSDIDDGFLYEVTEECRVAAERIDIHPTFFEGTTATALLAFSKKEADILIMEVGLGGRLDATNVIDTPVMSVITSVSLDHMEFLGNNIISIAYEKGGIIKPNCPCVISHQYPEVIKVLHGIAEKNNALVYSYEYDWIVEPDENAMVYKFRGKTIKLPIPNLQGIHQFINAGIAITAALNLISFNITDDHIAYGVTHAIIPARLQRLTEGKIVSQLPQTIQIWVDGAHNDAGANVLSVWLEEQEKIPTYMIFGMTRGRDCTSFLNFFVGKIKHLAGVLIEAEPSSYSGDFIEKESAKLGIPSSSHDSIDEALYTIIEKETGVARIIVCGSLYLAGDILNKNQGLAIRSKA
- the radC gene encoding DNA repair protein RadC, with the translated sequence MQHYIGHRERARERLMDSKPGSMQDYELLELLLFMAIPRKDTKALAKNLINKYGSFAKVINADHESLLEVKGVRKNTLACFKLIKESVVRLTREEVIDKPIISSWQSLLDYCRAVLGHLKKEVFLIIYLNNQNELIDEDLQEYGTVDQVSVYPREITKRALFLNASAIIMVHNHPGGNTKASKEDIEVTRHISNALAPFKIKIHDHIIVSDKSFFSFKSEGLF